The Candidatus Hydrogenedentota bacterium genome has a segment encoding these proteins:
- a CDS encoding GntR family transcriptional regulator produces MHLSVNQNDGLPLYLQLVQQIKHLIAVGRLQPDSELPPVRTLAHQLVLNPNTVVRAYRELEVAGLIYKKRGAGTYVAAGATPYTDDECRKILKQRTESLLVEGRHLGYGLEQLISLMRECDATLKAGNGDGQGAHVS; encoded by the coding sequence TTGCACTTATCCGTGAACCAAAACGACGGCCTGCCGCTCTATCTCCAATTGGTGCAACAGATTAAGCACCTTATTGCCGTAGGCCGCCTCCAACCCGACAGCGAACTGCCCCCAGTTCGCACCCTTGCCCACCAACTCGTCCTGAACCCCAACACCGTCGTCCGTGCCTACCGCGAACTCGAAGTCGCGGGCCTCATTTACAAGAAACGCGGTGCAGGCACCTACGTCGCGGCTGGCGCCACGCCCTACACCGACGACGAATGCCGAAAGATCCTCAAGCAACGAACCGAGTCGCTGCTCGTCGAAGGACGGCACCTCGGATACGGCCTCGAACAACTGATCTCCCTGATGCGCGAATGCGACGCGACTCTCAAAGCAGGAAATGGCGACGGACAAGGAGCGCACGTGTCATGA
- a CDS encoding DUF1549 domain-containing protein, with the protein MHTRMCSFRWHSLLVLSLASATVFAQDQTAPVNFDASVKPIFAERCVSCHGAEKQKAGLRLDLPECITAGGEDGPVITSGKPDDSALYKRVTLPAGHEDIMPPKGDPLTKEQTDLIRLWIEQGATFAAVPASEPAPAPAPESAPAPAPEPAPAPETTPSQPAPVSVLDELEKTVQPASQEALDAIRSTGALAMPLDMKSPLVQVNFRIVGANIADDQLAALDGIKDQVTWLNLAETKITDAGLAKLASLPNLTSLHLEKTGITDAGLEHLKGLQHLEYLNLYATKVTDAGLAQLEGLKNLKSLYLWQSSVTPEGAEKLKQCIAGLNVNLGVAVKADPKPEPDANLAKLAPFFDAESCCAKAFASAKACDHDCCKEAAAKGEVCAKCNPGAEAKKKVAALFDAESCCAKALATGNACGHDCCKEASAKGEVCLKCNPGAAEKQKAQTDAAQPAPPETAPPAEAPAAPAPAPEQPAQQPGEGPAPPAAPPAADAIPAKQTLTFNHDIRPILSDNCFRCHGPDRNARKANLRLDLREYAIADHGDETVIVPGNSSRSELVRRIMSDDPDLMMPPPSSEKQLSPAQREKLAKWIDEGATYEPHWAYIAPTHPEPPSVSNDTWIRNPIDRFILAKLDPAGLTPSPEADRRTLIRRLSFDLLGLPPKPEDVDAFIADTSPNAYENLVETLLASPHFGERMAVDWLDLVRYADTNGYHGDEFREVYAYRDYVINAFNQNKPFDQFTIEQLAGDLLPNATLEQKIASGYNRLNQLTAEGGAQPKEYIAKYAADRVRTTSSVWLASTMGCAECHDHKFDPFTMKDFYSLSAFFADIKEEPVYTAGGPWTPTLPLPTPEQSAELNRLDAHIASLKTALDTPTPELAVAQDAWEKDVLARIAAEKNDWLPLFPDRATAEHGTTLGAANDATITATGENPAQETYTLSFHTSQQGITGLRLEVFTDSSLPNGGLGRGNGNFVLTGFEVVASSNAAPDPASVAIGAAQADFE; encoded by the coding sequence ATGCATACACGTATGTGTTCCTTCCGTTGGCATTCGCTCCTAGTCCTGTCTCTTGCCTCCGCGACTGTCTTCGCACAAGACCAAACCGCTCCCGTCAACTTCGATGCCTCCGTCAAGCCGATCTTCGCCGAACGCTGCGTCTCCTGCCACGGAGCAGAAAAGCAGAAGGCGGGGTTGCGGCTCGATCTGCCCGAGTGCATTACCGCGGGAGGTGAAGACGGCCCCGTCATCACCTCCGGCAAACCCGACGATAGCGCGCTCTACAAACGAGTGACACTCCCCGCGGGCCACGAAGACATCATGCCGCCCAAAGGCGACCCGCTCACCAAAGAACAAACGGATCTCATTCGCCTCTGGATCGAGCAAGGTGCAACATTTGCCGCCGTACCCGCATCGGAGCCAGCCCCAGCCCCTGCACCGGAGTCAGCCCCGGCCCCAGCCCCGGAGCCTGCACCAGCCCCCGAGACGACGCCAAGCCAACCAGCTCCCGTCAGTGTGCTCGACGAATTGGAGAAGACTGTTCAACCCGCATCACAAGAAGCGTTGGATGCCATTCGCTCCACCGGCGCGCTGGCCATGCCGCTAGACATGAAAAGCCCACTCGTACAAGTAAACTTTCGTATAGTCGGAGCCAACATCGCCGATGACCAGTTGGCCGCGCTCGACGGCATCAAAGACCAAGTCACGTGGCTTAATCTCGCGGAGACCAAAATCACCGACGCAGGCCTCGCCAAGCTTGCCTCGCTGCCAAACCTCACATCGTTGCACCTGGAGAAAACTGGAATCACCGACGCGGGCCTCGAACACTTGAAAGGCCTCCAACACCTGGAGTACCTCAACCTCTACGCGACCAAGGTCACCGACGCGGGTCTCGCCCAACTCGAAGGGCTCAAGAATCTGAAGAGCCTCTATCTCTGGCAATCGTCTGTTACACCCGAAGGCGCGGAGAAGCTGAAGCAGTGCATCGCCGGACTCAACGTGAATCTCGGCGTTGCCGTCAAAGCCGATCCCAAGCCCGAACCCGATGCCAATCTCGCAAAACTTGCTCCCTTCTTTGACGCCGAGAGCTGCTGCGCCAAAGCGTTTGCATCCGCCAAGGCCTGTGACCACGATTGCTGCAAAGAAGCCGCAGCGAAAGGCGAGGTGTGCGCGAAGTGCAATCCCGGCGCGGAGGCGAAGAAGAAAGTTGCCGCGCTCTTCGATGCCGAGAGCTGTTGCGCTAAAGCGCTGGCAACCGGCAATGCCTGCGGACATGATTGCTGCAAAGAAGCATCAGCCAAAGGCGAGGTTTGCCTGAAGTGCAACCCTGGCGCGGCCGAAAAGCAGAAGGCGCAAACAGACGCGGCCCAGCCCGCACCTCCGGAAACCGCTCCGCCCGCTGAAGCCCCTGCTGCGCCTGCACCGGCTCCCGAACAACCGGCTCAACAACCAGGCGAAGGGCCTGCTCCTCCGGCAGCCCCTCCCGCTGCCGACGCCATCCCCGCAAAACAAACGCTCACCTTCAATCACGACATCCGGCCCATCCTCTCCGACAACTGCTTCCGATGCCACGGTCCCGACCGAAACGCGCGCAAGGCCAATCTCCGCTTGGACCTCCGCGAATACGCCATCGCGGACCACGGCGACGAAACCGTCATCGTCCCCGGCAACAGCAGCCGCAGCGAGCTGGTCCGCCGCATCATGAGCGACGACCCCGATCTCATGATGCCGCCGCCCAGCTCGGAAAAGCAGTTGTCGCCTGCGCAACGCGAGAAACTGGCCAAGTGGATCGACGAAGGCGCCACCTATGAACCCCACTGGGCCTACATTGCGCCCACGCATCCCGAGCCGCCTTCCGTCTCCAACGATACCTGGATCCGCAATCCCATCGATCGATTCATACTCGCAAAGTTGGACCCCGCCGGCCTGACACCGTCGCCGGAAGCCGACCGCCGCACGTTGATTCGCCGGCTTTCCTTTGACCTCCTTGGCCTTCCTCCGAAACCCGAAGACGTCGATGCGTTCATCGCCGACACCTCGCCAAACGCCTACGAAAACCTCGTCGAGACGCTGCTCGCTTCTCCGCACTTCGGCGAGCGCATGGCCGTCGATTGGCTGGACCTCGTGCGTTACGCCGACACCAACGGGTATCACGGCGATGAGTTCCGCGAGGTCTACGCATACCGCGACTACGTGATCAACGCCTTCAATCAGAACAAGCCTTTCGACCAATTCACGATTGAACAACTCGCGGGCGACCTGTTGCCCAATGCCACCCTCGAACAGAAGATCGCCTCGGGCTACAACCGCCTCAATCAACTCACCGCCGAAGGCGGCGCGCAACCCAAGGAGTACATCGCGAAGTACGCCGCTGATCGCGTTCGCACCACGTCGTCGGTCTGGCTTGCGTCAACCATGGGTTGCGCCGAATGTCACGACCACAAATTCGACCCCTTCACGATGAAGGATTTCTACAGCCTTTCGGCCTTCTTCGCCGACATTAAGGAAGAACCCGTCTACACGGCGGGCGGTCCCTGGACGCCAACGTTGCCGCTGCCAACTCCCGAGCAAAGTGCCGAACTGAACCGTCTCGACGCGCACATCGCCTCGCTGAAGACGGCCCTCGACACGCCCACTCCCGAGTTGGCTGTTGCCCAAGACGCATGGGAAAAGGACGTTCTGGCACGCATCGCCGCCGAAAAGAACGATTGGCTGCCCTTGTTCCCCGACCGCGCAACGGCAGAGCACGGCACAACGCTCGGAGCCGCCAACGACGCCACGATTACCGCAACCGGCGAGAACCCTGCGCAAGAAACGTACACGCTGTCGTTCCACACCAGCCAGC
- a CDS encoding ABC transporter ATP-binding protein — translation MTEQSAEPIITIKNLTCRFGKKVALDRVNFEVIPGRVFGLVGENGAGKTTLMKHLLGALTPQDGQVRVFGADPTRDPTAVLSQIGYLSEDRDLPRWMRVKELMRYTQAFFPDWDQGYAEQLRQQFRLDANTRIRSLSRGEKAKAGLLAALAHRPKLLLLDEPSSGLDAVARKEILAVVMRTVAEEGRTVVFSSHLLDEVERVVDEVAMIHEGRVSLIMPMDDLKATHQRRVVAFETEVKVFPKVAGVLSAEGEGREWAVVTHGDADITRAALTRAGASILEESVPTLDAIFVARVAGDRGIQDVA, via the coding sequence ATGACGGAACAGAGTGCAGAACCCATTATCACCATCAAGAACCTCACGTGCCGCTTCGGCAAGAAGGTTGCCCTCGACCGGGTAAACTTCGAAGTCATACCCGGCCGCGTTTTTGGGCTGGTGGGGGAAAACGGCGCAGGCAAGACCACGCTGATGAAACACCTTCTCGGCGCGCTCACCCCCCAGGACGGCCAAGTGCGCGTCTTCGGCGCGGACCCCACGCGCGACCCCACCGCCGTCCTCTCTCAGATTGGCTACCTCTCTGAAGACCGAGACTTGCCACGCTGGATGCGCGTCAAAGAACTCATGCGCTACACCCAAGCCTTCTTCCCCGATTGGGATCAAGGCTACGCGGAACAACTCCGCCAGCAATTTCGTCTCGATGCCAACACGAGAATCCGCAGCCTCTCGCGAGGTGAAAAAGCCAAGGCCGGCCTGCTCGCCGCCCTCGCGCACCGGCCCAAACTGCTTCTGCTCGACGAACCCTCCTCGGGACTCGATGCCGTTGCCCGCAAAGAGATCCTCGCCGTGGTCATGCGAACCGTCGCCGAAGAAGGCCGCACCGTCGTCTTCTCCTCGCACCTCCTCGACGAAGTCGAACGCGTCGTCGACGAGGTCGCGATGATCCACGAAGGCCGCGTCTCGCTCATCATGCCCATGGACGACCTCAAGGCCACCCACCAACGCCGTGTCGTCGCCTTCGAAACGGAAGTAAAGGTATTTCCGAAAGTCGCAGGCGTCCTCTCTGCCGAAGGCGAAGGCCGCGAATGGGCCGTTGTTACCCACGGCGATGCCGATATCACCCGCGCCGCACTGACCCGCGCAGGCGCAAGTATTCTCGAAGAATCCGTTCCCACCCTCGACGCCATTTTCGTGGCCCGCGTCGCGGGCGACCGCGGTATTCAAGACGTGGCCTAA